DNA sequence from the Burkholderia pyrrocinia genome:
GCTTTTCCCAGTTCTCGTGATACGAGAGGCCGTTGCGGAACAGGCTGAATATCGAGTAGCGGCTCATGATGATTGACCCTTCGTTAGCATTCGATGACGTTCACGGCGAGACCGCCGCGCGACGTTTCCTTGTATTTCGTCTTCATGTCGGCACCCGTCTCGCGCATCGTCTTGATCACGGAGTCGAGCGACACGTAGTGCTGGCCGTTGCCCTTGAGCGCCATGCGCGACGCATTCAGCGCCTTGATCGCGCCCATCGCGTTGCGCTCGATGCACGGGATCTGCACGAGCCCGCCAACCGGATCGCAGGTCATGCCGAGGTTGTGCTCCATGCCGATCTCGGCGGCGTTCTCGACCTGGTCGGGCGTGCCGCCCATCACGGCGGCGAGCGCGGCTGCGGCCATCGAGCACGCGACGCCCACTTCGCCCTGGCAACCGACTTCCGCGCCGGAGATCGACGCGGTTTCCTTGTAGATGATCCCGATCGCCGCGGCCGTCAGCAGGAATTCGACGATGCCGGCTTCGTTCGAGCCCGGCACGAACTTCACGTAGTAGTGCAGCACCGCGGGAATCACGCCGGCCGCACCGTTGGTCGGCGCGGTGACGACGCGCCCGCCCGCCGCGTTTTCCTCGTTGACGGCCATCGCGTACAGGTTGACCCAGTCGAGCATCGACAGCGGGTCGCGCAGCGACTCTTCCGAACGCGCGCGCAGGTTGCCGTTCATCTCGGCCGCGCGGCGCTTCACGCGCATCGGGCCCGGCAGTTCGCCTTCGACCTTGCAGCCGCGCTCGACGCAGGCGGCCATCGTGCGCCAGATCGCGAGCAGCCCGGCGCGCACTTCGTCGGCGGGGCGCAGCGCGCTTTCGTTGCGCAGCATCAGCTCGGCGATCGACAGCCCGTGTTCGCGGCACTGGCGCATCAGGTCGTCGCCGGTGCGGAACGGATAGGGCACCTCGACCGCCGCGCGCACGCCGTTCACGCGATCGCCGTCGCGGTTCACGACGAAGCCGCCGCCGACCGAGTAATACTCTTTCTCGACCAGCAACTGGCCGTGTTCGTCGAATGCCTGGAAGCGCATCCCGTTCGGGTGCACGATGCTCGTGCCGCTCATCAGCTTGCGAAAGAAGCCGATGTGCTCCTTTTCCTCGAAGCGGACCGTCTGCTTGCCGAGCAGCGACAGCGACTTCTCCGCGCGGATCGCGGCGAGCCGCGGCTCGATCAGGTCCGGATCGATCGTGTCGGGCAGGTGGCCCTCGAGGCCGAGCAGCACGGCCTTGTCGGTGCCGTGGCCCTTGCCGGTCGCGCCGAGCGAGCCGTACAGCTCGACCCGCACGCGGCGCACGAAGCCGAGCAGGTTCGCGTCCTCCACGTGCGACGCGAAGCGGCACGCGGCGATCATCGGGCCGACCGTATGCGAACTGGACGGGCCGATGCCGATCTTGAACAGGTCGAACGCGCTGACGTTCATCTGGCTTCCTCTGGATGACATGCGTGGAATGACGTTGGGCACCAGTACATCAAAGCGTAAAATTGGCCGATAGAACAAAAACGGCATCGGCGTGGGATACCGCCGCCAAGCGCCGCGCCGGCCGGTGCAAAAGTACGGTTTGGCGATGGTTCGCGACGGAAAACCACAAGTCCGGCCGAAGCCGATCGGCGACGCTGGCACCATCCGCGCCGCCCCGGCAGCCGTACCCGCAACCAGAGTGAAACGAGTGAGACCGCCTGCCCGGCGTGACGAGATTGGCCGCGATGACACCCGACGTACCCGCCTCCCCCCTTGCAGAACCCGCACCGCGGCGCATCCGCTTCGGCATCGTGCTGCTGCCGAACTTCACGCTGACGGCCTTCTCGGGCTTCGTCGACATGCTGCGGCTGTCGGCCGACGACGGCGACTACAGCAAGCCCGTGCGCTGCGCGTGGAGCGTGATCGGCGAGACCCTCGCGCCGGTGCGCGCGAGTTGCGGGATCCAGATCACGCCGTGGGAGACGTTCGACGCGGCCGAACCGTTCGACTATGTGGTCGTGGTCGGCGGGCTGCTGCATTCGGGGCCGCAAGCCGGCCCCGAAACGCTCGACTTCGTCCGCCGCGCGGCGGCCGGCGGCGCGACGGTCGTCGGGATCTGCACCGGCGTGTTCACGCTGATGCGCGCCGGCGTGCTCGACGGCTACCGCACCTGCGTGAGCTGGTTCCACTACTGGGATTTCATCGAACGCTTCCCGTCCGCCGATCCCGACCTGCTGATCGCCGACCGGCTGTTCGTGATCGACCGGCGCCGGATCACCTGCTCGGGCGGCCGCGCGTCGATCGACGTCGCCGCCGCGATCCTGCTGCGCCATTTCGACCACGCGACCGTGCAGAAGGCGCTGCGCATCCTGCTCGTCGGCGAGATGCAGAAGGGCAACGCGCCGCAGCCGCACCCGCCGGGGCTCGAACCCGCGACGCATCCGAAGGTCAAGCGCGCGATTCTCCTGATGGAACAGCATGTCGGGCGCACGCTGCCGCTCGATGAACTGGCGTGCAAGCTCGACCTGTCGACACGACAGCTCGAGCGGTTGTTCAAGGCCGAGACGGGCAAGAGCCCGCAGGTGTTCGCGAAGCAGGTGCGGCTGCGCACGGCCGCGTGGCTGCTGACGAGTTCGGACCGGACGGTGGCCGATATCGCATCGAGCTGCGGGTTCGCCGATGCGTCGCACCTCGGGCGCGAATTCCGCAAGCAGTTCGGCGTGCCGCCGGCGACGTATCGCGAGCGCGGCGGCGAAGCGGTGGAAGCCGGCGCAGCGCCGGATGCGGCGGCCGACCCCGTCGAGGACACGGCCGACTGACGGCCGCGGGCACCCGCTCCTTCCTGATCGACCATAGAACGGCGCGCAATCGTGCCAGTTTCGACTCTTTTGGAACCGGTTTCATCCCATTTGACCGACGTTGTATATCGTAGATCGAGGGTTATTCCGGATGCTTCACCTCGCTCAAATTTGTATGATGACCACATCACCTTACAAACCAGAGCGCCATGTTCGAGAAAATTCCCGCCCGCGCGATGAGCGATCACGTCGCGCAGCAACTGCTCAAGCAGATCGAAGTCGGCAGTTTCTCGGCCACCGGCAAGTTGCCGACCGAAGCCGTGCTCGCGCAGGAATTCGGCGTGAGCCGCACCGTGATCCGCGAGGCGATCTCGCGGCTGAAGAACGAAGGCGTGGTCGAGCCGCGCCAGGGCAGCGGCGTGTACGTGAACCAGCACGGCGCGATCCGGCCGCTGCGGATCGACTACGCGGAAGCCGTCGAGGCGAGCTCGATGCCGCACCTGCTCGCGGTGCGCCGCGCGATCGAGGCTGAAGTCGCGGCCGAAGCCGCGCTGCATCACAGCGACGACGACATGGCCGACATCGACGACGCGCTGCGCAAGATCGACGAAGCAGTAGCCGAGGGGCGCGACGGCGTCGCGGAAGACGTCGCGTTCCACCGCACGATCGCCGCCGTCACCGGCAACCCGTATTTCCTGAAGACGCTGCAGTTCCTGAACCAGTACCTCGAAGCCGGCGTGAAAGTCACGCGCAGCAACGAAGCGACGCGCGAGGATTTCTCGCGCCAGGTGCGCGAGGAACACGCGGCGATCGCCGACGCGATCCGCGCGCGCGACCCGATGGCGGCGCGCAACGCGGCGCGCACGCACATGTACAACGCCGCCCGCCGTCTCGCGGAAGCCGGCATCTGCTGAAGCCTGCGGCGCCTGCCGAGCCAGGCGGCGCCGTTGTCCCGAACCTCTCCCGAATCGATCAAGGTTGACCATGTCACGAAATGTTGGAGTCATCGGCCTCGGCGCGATGGGCCTCGGCGTCGCCCGCTCGCTGCTGCGCGCAGGCTTGCGCGTGCACGCATGCGACGTGCGCGACGCCGTGCTGCAGGCATTCGCCGCCGAAGGCGGCATTGCCTGCGCGACGCCGGCCGAACTCGGCGCGCAGTGCGACGTCGTCGTCACGCTCGTCGTCAATGCCGCGCAGACGGAAACGGTGCTGTTCGGCGAGCACGGCGCGGTCGCGGCGATGAAGCCGGGCGGCGTCGTGATCGCGAGCGCGACCGTCGCGCCCGAATTCGCGGTCGCGCTCGGTGCACGCATCGAGGCCGCCGGCCTGCAGATGCTCGATGCGCCCGTGTCGGGCGGCGCCGCACGCGCGGCATCGGGCGAGATGACGATGATGACGTCCGGCCCGGCCGCCGCGTACGCGGGCTGCGAGGACGTGCTCGCCGCGATCGCCGGCAAGGTCTATCGCCTCGGCGACGCGCACGGCATCGGCTCGAAGGTGAAGATCATCAACCAGTTGCTGGCCGGCGTGCACATCGCGGCGGCCGCCGAGGCGATGGCGCTGGGCCTGCGCGAAGGCGTCGATGCCGACGCGCTGTACGACGTGATCACGCACAGCGCCGGCAATTCGTGGATGTTCGAGAACCGCGTGCCGCACATCCTGAACGGCGACTACACGCCGCTGTCGGCCGTCGACATCTTCGTGAAGGATCTCGGCCTCGTGCTCGATACCGCGCGCCGCAGCAAGTTCCCGCTGCCGCTGTCGGCCACCGCGCACCAGATGTTCATGAGCGCGTCGAGCGCCGGCCACGGCGGCGAGGACGATTCCGCCGTGATCAAGACTTTCCCCGGCATCACGCTGCCGCCCGCCCGCTGATTCGAACGACGTTCCCGCCATGACCGCTTCCGCTTCCCGTCCCCTGCTCGGCTGCATCGCCGACGATTTCACCGGCGCGACCGATCTCGCGAACATGCTCGTCAAGAGCGGCATGCGCACCGTGCAGACGATCGGCGTGCCTGCCGGCGATGCCGCAGTCGACACTGCAGTCGACGCCGACGCGATCGTCGTCGCGCTGAAGTCGCGCACGATCCCCGCGGCCGATGCCGTCGCGCAATCGCTCGCCGCGTACGAATGGCTGCGCGCGCAAGGCTGCCGGCAGTTTTTCTTCAAGTACTGCTCGACCTTCGATTCGACCGATGCGGGCAACATCGGGCCGGTGGCCGACGCGCTGCTCGATGCGGCCGGCGGCGGCTTCACGATCGCGTGCCCGGCGTTCCCGGAGAACGGCCGCACGATCTATCGCGGCCACCTGTTCGTCGGCGACGTGCTGCTGAACGAATCGGGCATGGAGAACCATCCGCTCACGCCGATGAAGGACGCGAACCTGGTGCGCGTGCTGCAACGGCAAACGAAGTCGCCGGTCGGCCTGATCCGCTACGACACGATCGCGCTGGGCGCGGCTGCGGTGCGCGCGCGGATCGACCAGTTGCGCGCGGAAGGTGCGCGCTTCGCGATCGCCGACGCGCTGTCCGACCGCGATCTCTACGTGCTCGGCGAAGCCTGCGCGGGCCTGCCGCTTGTCACCGGCGGCTCGGGCATCGCGCTCGGCCTGCCCGCGAATTTCCGCCGCGCGGAGCAACTGCCCGAACGCGACAACGCGGCATCGCTGCCGCGCATCGACGGGCTGTCGGCCGTGCTCGCCGGCAGCGCGTCGAAAGCAACCAACGCGCAGGTCGCCGCATGGCGCGCGACGCGGCCGAGCTTCCGCATCGATCCGCTCGCGGCGTCGCGCGGCGAGCCCGTCGTCGACGAAGCGCTCGCCTTCGCACGGTCGCACCTGCCGCAGCCGGTGCTGATCTACGCAACTGCCACGCCCGACGAAGTGAAGGCCGTGCAGCAGACGCTCGGCGTCGAAGCGGCCGGACATCTCGTCGAAAGCACGCTCGCGGCGATCGCGCAGGGCCTGCGCGAACTCGGCGTGCGCAAGTTCGTCGTCGCCGGCGGCGAGACGTCCGGCTCGGTCGTGCAGGCACTCGACGTGAAATCGCTGCAGATCGGCGCGCAGATCGATCCGGGTGTGCCGGCCACGGCCACCATCGACGCGCAGCCGCTCGGCCTCGCGCTGAAATCCGGCAACTTCGGCACGACGGACTTTTTCGACAAGGCGCTGCGCGCGCTGGACGGAGCCGCATGATGAGCGACGAAGCAAAACTGCGCGAAGAGATCTGCGTCGTCGGCGCGAGCCTGTATGCACGCGGCCACGCGGTCGGCAGCGCCGGCAACATCAGCGCGCGCCTGCCCGACGGCTGGCTGATCACGCCGACCGACGCGTGCCTCGGCCGGCTCGACCCGAACGACAT
Encoded proteins:
- a CDS encoding L-serine ammonia-lyase; translated protein: MNVSAFDLFKIGIGPSSSHTVGPMIAACRFASHVEDANLLGFVRRVRVELYGSLGATGKGHGTDKAVLLGLEGHLPDTIDPDLIEPRLAAIRAEKSLSLLGKQTVRFEEKEHIGFFRKLMSGTSIVHPNGMRFQAFDEHGQLLVEKEYYSVGGGFVVNRDGDRVNGVRAAVEVPYPFRTGDDLMRQCREHGLSIAELMLRNESALRPADEVRAGLLAIWRTMAACVERGCKVEGELPGPMRVKRRAAEMNGNLRARSEESLRDPLSMLDWVNLYAMAVNEENAAGGRVVTAPTNGAAGVIPAVLHYYVKFVPGSNEAGIVEFLLTAAAIGIIYKETASISGAEVGCQGEVGVACSMAAAALAAVMGGTPDQVENAAEIGMEHNLGMTCDPVGGLVQIPCIERNAMGAIKALNASRMALKGNGQHYVSLDSVIKTMRETGADMKTKYKETSRGGLAVNVIEC
- a CDS encoding GlxA family transcriptional regulator, with the translated sequence MTPDVPASPLAEPAPRRIRFGIVLLPNFTLTAFSGFVDMLRLSADDGDYSKPVRCAWSVIGETLAPVRASCGIQITPWETFDAAEPFDYVVVVGGLLHSGPQAGPETLDFVRRAAAGGATVVGICTGVFTLMRAGVLDGYRTCVSWFHYWDFIERFPSADPDLLIADRLFVIDRRRITCSGGRASIDVAAAILLRHFDHATVQKALRILLVGEMQKGNAPQPHPPGLEPATHPKVKRAILLMEQHVGRTLPLDELACKLDLSTRQLERLFKAETGKSPQVFAKQVRLRTAAWLLTSSDRTVADIASSCGFADASHLGREFRKQFGVPPATYRERGGEAVEAGAAPDAAADPVEDTAD
- a CDS encoding FadR/GntR family transcriptional regulator produces the protein MFEKIPARAMSDHVAQQLLKQIEVGSFSATGKLPTEAVLAQEFGVSRTVIREAISRLKNEGVVEPRQGSGVYVNQHGAIRPLRIDYAEAVEASSMPHLLAVRRAIEAEVAAEAALHHSDDDMADIDDALRKIDEAVAEGRDGVAEDVAFHRTIAAVTGNPYFLKTLQFLNQYLEAGVKVTRSNEATREDFSRQVREEHAAIADAIRARDPMAARNAARTHMYNAARRLAEAGIC
- the ltnD gene encoding L-threonate dehydrogenase, with product MSRNVGVIGLGAMGLGVARSLLRAGLRVHACDVRDAVLQAFAAEGGIACATPAELGAQCDVVVTLVVNAAQTETVLFGEHGAVAAMKPGGVVIASATVAPEFAVALGARIEAAGLQMLDAPVSGGAARAASGEMTMMTSGPAAAYAGCEDVLAAIAGKVYRLGDAHGIGSKVKIINQLLAGVHIAAAAEAMALGLREGVDADALYDVITHSAGNSWMFENRVPHILNGDYTPLSAVDIFVKDLGLVLDTARRSKFPLPLSATAHQMFMSASSAGHGGEDDSAVIKTFPGITLPPAR
- the otnK gene encoding 3-oxo-tetronate kinase, coding for MTASASRPLLGCIADDFTGATDLANMLVKSGMRTVQTIGVPAGDAAVDTAVDADAIVVALKSRTIPAADAVAQSLAAYEWLRAQGCRQFFFKYCSTFDSTDAGNIGPVADALLDAAGGGFTIACPAFPENGRTIYRGHLFVGDVLLNESGMENHPLTPMKDANLVRVLQRQTKSPVGLIRYDTIALGAAAVRARIDQLRAEGARFAIADALSDRDLYVLGEACAGLPLVTGGSGIALGLPANFRRAEQLPERDNAASLPRIDGLSAVLAGSASKATNAQVAAWRATRPSFRIDPLAASRGEPVVDEALAFARSHLPQPVLIYATATPDEVKAVQQTLGVEAAGHLVESTLAAIAQGLRELGVRKFVVAGGETSGSVVQALDVKSLQIGAQIDPGVPATATIDAQPLGLALKSGNFGTTDFFDKALRALDGAA